A part of Thermotoga petrophila RKU-1 genomic DNA contains:
- a CDS encoding DUF4911 domain-containing protein has protein sequence MEYDVYVRVSKEDVHLLNYLLEVEEHMFNIRKYEDGVLKIITPFPEEAIKLLEGCKEMVDLEILEVKENPGEA, from the coding sequence ATGGAATACGACGTTTACGTGAGGGTTTCAAAGGAGGATGTTCACCTTCTGAACTATCTTCTCGAAGTGGAAGAGCATATGTTCAACATCAGAAAATATGAAGATGGAGTTTTAAAGATAATCACTCCTTTTCCCGAGGAGGCCATAAAGCTCCTTGAAGGATGTAAAGAGATGGTGGATCTTGAAATCCTCGAGGTAAAGGAGAATCCCGGCGAGGCATGA
- a CDS encoding YqeG family HAD IIIA-type phosphatase — protein MKVERVEKVEDIDFESLLKEGYTCFFFDFDNTIVPWKESKLEESKRRLLIELAKRARVIVVSNGKPRKVDLPVTFIWRAGKPFSLKLWRFLKKERIDPERCMMIGDQIFTDVLTGKIFGFRVIKVKPISEREFFGTKILRFFEKILEGKER, from the coding sequence ATGAAAGTCGAAAGAGTTGAAAAGGTCGAAGATATAGACTTCGAAAGTCTTTTGAAAGAAGGCTACACCTGTTTCTTTTTCGATTTCGATAACACCATTGTTCCGTGGAAAGAGAGCAAACTTGAAGAGAGTAAGAGAAGATTGTTGATCGAACTGGCAAAAAGAGCTCGTGTGATTGTTGTTTCTAATGGAAAACCAAGAAAGGTCGATCTTCCAGTCACGTTCATCTGGAGGGCGGGGAAGCCTTTCAGTCTGAAACTCTGGAGATTCTTGAAAAAGGAGAGAATCGATCCAGAGCGATGCATGATGATAGGAGATCAGATTTTTACAGATGTGCTCACTGGTAAGATTTTCGGATTTCGTGTGATAAAAGTAAAACCGATCAGTGAAAGAGAGTTCTTTGGAACAAAGATTCTGAGATTTTTTGAGAAAATACTGGAGGGAAAAGAGCGATGA
- the ruvA gene encoding Holliday junction branch migration protein RuvA has protein sequence MIAGISGRVLKKSGNVLLVETKSGVVFEIVCDVQTSEEVEEGGECFLHTFLSVSQDGITLYGFSNERKKELFLSLTKVSRLGPKTALKIISNEDAETLVTMIASQDVEGLSKLPGISKKTAERIVMELKDEFESAGIKDMRIYHESLEALISLGYPEKQAREAVKHVYREGMKTSELIKEALKFLSQR, from the coding sequence ATGATAGCGGGAATCTCTGGAAGGGTTTTGAAAAAGAGTGGAAACGTTCTCCTCGTAGAGACAAAATCTGGAGTCGTTTTTGAAATCGTCTGCGATGTTCAAACCAGTGAGGAAGTGGAAGAAGGCGGGGAATGTTTTCTCCACACGTTTTTGAGCGTTTCACAGGATGGCATCACCCTCTACGGGTTTTCAAATGAGAGAAAAAAGGAACTCTTCCTTTCTCTCACAAAGGTTTCCAGGCTTGGGCCAAAAACGGCCTTGAAGATCATCTCGAACGAAGATGCGGAAACACTGGTGACAATGATCGCCTCTCAGGACGTGGAAGGCCTTTCAAAACTTCCCGGCATCAGTAAGAAAACAGCAGAACGGATCGTGATGGAACTGAAAGATGAATTCGAAAGTGCTGGAATAAAAGACATGAGGATCTATCATGAATCCTTAGAGGCCCTGATATCACTGGGATACCCGGAGAAACAGGCAAGAGAAGCGGTGAAACACGTGTACAGAGAGGGAATGAAAACATCCGAGTTGATAAAAGAAGCTTTAAAGTTTCTGAGTCAAAGATAG
- a CDS encoding phosphopentomutase: MRVVLIVLDSVGIGEMPDAHLYGDEGSNTIVNTAKAVGGLHLPNMAKLGLGNLDDIPGVEPVKPAEGIYGKMMEKSPGKDTTTGHWEIAGVILKKPFDLFPNGFPKELIEEFERRTGRKVIGNKPASGTEIIKELGPIHEKTGALIVYTSADSVFQIAAKKEIVPVEELYRYCKIARELLDEMGYKVARVIARPFTGEWPNYVRTPERKDFSLEPEGKTLLDVLTENGIPVYGVGKIADIFAGRGVTENYKTKDNNDGIDKTISLMKEKNHDCLIFTNLVDFDTKYGHRNDPVSYARALEEFDVRLPEIIQNLKEDDVLFITADHGCDPTTPSTDHSREMVPLLGYGGRLKKDVYVGIRETFADLGQTIADIFGVPPLENGTSFKNLIWE, from the coding sequence ATGAGGGTGGTACTGATAGTTTTGGACAGCGTGGGAATAGGTGAGATGCCCGACGCTCATCTGTACGGCGATGAAGGGAGCAACACCATTGTGAACACCGCAAAAGCGGTAGGTGGATTGCACCTTCCAAATATGGCAAAACTGGGTCTCGGCAACCTCGACGACATACCAGGTGTTGAGCCTGTGAAACCCGCAGAAGGCATCTACGGGAAAATGATGGAAAAAAGCCCCGGTAAAGACACGACGACCGGACACTGGGAAATAGCGGGAGTCATCCTCAAGAAGCCGTTTGACCTGTTTCCAAATGGTTTTCCTAAGGAACTGATAGAAGAATTTGAGAGAAGAACGGGGAGAAAAGTCATAGGTAACAAACCTGCATCCGGTACGGAAATCATAAAAGAACTCGGTCCGATCCACGAGAAGACCGGTGCTCTGATCGTGTACACATCAGCGGACAGTGTGTTTCAAATAGCGGCAAAGAAAGAGATCGTTCCCGTAGAGGAACTTTACAGGTACTGCAAAATCGCCAGGGAACTTTTGGACGAGATGGGATACAAAGTTGCCAGGGTTATCGCAAGACCCTTCACAGGAGAGTGGCCCAACTACGTTCGAACACCCGAAAGGAAAGACTTCTCGCTCGAACCGGAAGGTAAAACACTTCTCGATGTCCTCACAGAGAATGGAATACCCGTTTACGGTGTTGGCAAGATCGCAGATATATTCGCTGGAAGAGGCGTGACGGAAAATTACAAGACGAAGGATAACAACGATGGAATAGACAAAACGATCTCACTCATGAAGGAGAAAAATCATGACTGTCTGATCTTCACAAATCTTGTGGATTTTGACACCAAATACGGCCACAGAAACGACCCCGTTTCTTATGCCAGAGCCCTCGAAGAATTCGACGTGAGATTGCCTGAGATCATTCAGAATCTGAAAGAGGATGACGTTCTTTTCATCACGGCAGATCACGGATGTGATCCCACGACTCCCTCAACGGACCATTCCCGGGAAATGGTCCCCCTCCTTGGATACGGAGGAAGACTGAAAAAAGACGTTTACGTTGGCATCAGGGAAACCTTTGCCGACCTGGGCCAAACCATCGCCGATATCTTCGGAGTTCCCCCTCTTGAAAACGGAACCTCCTTCAAAAACCTCATATGGGAGTGA
- a CDS encoding tetratricopeptide repeat protein — MAVVKGLILIFILLSLVSVANDLYSNALSAYLEGDYRRALELFENALREDPTIEERDSLVKLKMGICAYAIGDYEKARAYLSNFPDNVVAQEILKRLSVPEEVWKKYIETEKAGSESKKVEATKSIPFWLPMVVSAATFLSVFFLQRFLTKRLAMRSEKKSSVAKEIPGVVEELPEGTVEEIPEEKPSEAFAEKLDFLEELLGKVQKSNREEYVDVDEVKNRAREILENSEEIPDDLTAEEVNLDVEEVIKELEEKEAYDEEDARKLVLVAKNKLREE, encoded by the coding sequence GTGGCGGTTGTCAAAGGATTGATTTTGATTTTCATCTTGCTTTCTCTTGTTTCTGTTGCCAATGATCTCTATTCCAATGCTTTGAGTGCATACCTCGAAGGTGACTACAGAAGGGCACTCGAACTTTTTGAGAATGCGCTTCGAGAGGATCCAACCATTGAAGAAAGAGATTCCCTTGTGAAACTGAAAATGGGAATCTGTGCCTACGCGATAGGTGACTACGAGAAAGCCCGTGCTTACCTTTCGAATTTTCCGGATAACGTAGTGGCACAAGAAATTCTGAAAAGATTGAGTGTCCCGGAAGAGGTCTGGAAAAAATATATAGAAACCGAGAAGGCAGGTTCTGAATCAAAAAAGGTTGAAGCTACAAAGAGTATCCCTTTCTGGCTGCCGATGGTTGTTTCTGCTGCCACCTTCTTATCAGTTTTCTTTCTTCAAAGGTTCTTGACGAAACGCCTGGCGATGCGCTCTGAGAAGAAATCCAGTGTTGCTAAAGAGATTCCAGGAGTTGTTGAGGAACTGCCAGAGGGTACCGTCGAAGAGATTCCGGAGGAGAAACCAAGTGAAGCCTTTGCGGAAAAACTCGATTTTCTGGAAGAACTCCTCGGTAAAGTTCAGAAATCTAATCGCGAAGAATATGTGGATGTCGATGAGGTGAAAAACAGAGCCAGAGAAATTCTCGAAAATTCAGAGGAGATACCAGATGATCTCACGGCAGAAGAAGTGAACCTTGATGTGGAAGAGGTCATCAAAGAGTTGGAAGAGAAAGAAGCGTACGATGAAGAGGATGCAAGGAAGCTAGTTCTTGTGGCCAAGAATAAACTCAGGGAGGAATGA
- the leuS gene encoding leucine--tRNA ligase — MKEYRPQEIEKKWQEVWEEKKVFYTPQRSEKPKYYALVMFPYPSGTLHVGHVKNYVIGDIVARYKRMRGYNVLHPFGYDAFGLPAENAAIEKGIHPEEWTRKNINTIRGQVKKLGISYDWSREIATCDEEYYKWTQWIFLQLYKNGLAYKKKAAVNWCPKCKTVLANEQVKDGKCERCGTSVTIRHLEQWFFKITDYAERLLNDLDKLTGWPEHVKTMQRNWIGKSTGAEIDFPVEGSDTKIRVFTTRPDTLWGVTFMALAPESPLVEELVLEEKKEDLQEFLERVKQQDRFRRTSVEAEKEGFFLGRYAINPVTGERIPIYVANYILMEYGTGAIMGVPAHDQRDFSFAKKYGIPIKVVIKPADRDLDPEKMEEAYEGEGIMVNSGPFDGTPSSEGIEKVINWLEEKGIGKRSVQYKLRDWLISRQRYWGAPIPIIYCEKCGVVPVPEEDLPVRLPKDVEFLPTGQSPLSFHEGFKRTKCPICGGEAQRETDTMDTFVDSSWYFLRYVNPHLEDKPFEPDDVNYWLPVDQYIGGVEHAVLHLLYSRFVTKVLHDLGYLNFDEPFTNLFTQGMIYKDGAKMSKSKGNVVSPDEMIEKYGADTLRMYILFMAPPEKDAEWSDAGIEGVHRFIKRLWNTFYTVLPFVKEENTENLVLKNSTEKELRRKLHSIIKKITEDIEGGFKFNTAISGLMELVNHLSQYLNSVPQEEWNRKLLREIVEKLTLALSPFAPHLAEEFWHDLGNDSLVVQQAWPSYDPKALEVEEVEIAIQINGKVRDKVVVPVDISEEALKRIVLERERVKEYVDGKPIRKFIYVKGRIVNIVV, encoded by the coding sequence ATGAAGGAATACAGACCACAGGAAATAGAGAAAAAATGGCAGGAAGTATGGGAAGAAAAGAAGGTCTTCTATACACCTCAGAGGTCTGAAAAACCCAAGTATTACGCTCTCGTGATGTTTCCGTATCCCTCTGGAACTCTCCACGTAGGGCACGTGAAAAACTACGTCATAGGTGACATAGTCGCAAGATACAAGAGGATGAGAGGATACAACGTCCTCCACCCGTTTGGATACGACGCATTCGGACTTCCCGCCGAGAACGCCGCGATCGAAAAGGGAATTCATCCTGAAGAGTGGACGAGGAAGAACATCAACACTATTCGGGGACAGGTGAAAAAACTCGGTATAAGCTACGACTGGAGCAGAGAAATCGCGACCTGCGACGAGGAGTACTACAAATGGACCCAGTGGATATTTCTCCAGCTCTACAAGAATGGTTTGGCCTACAAGAAGAAGGCAGCTGTCAACTGGTGTCCCAAGTGTAAAACTGTTCTTGCGAACGAGCAGGTGAAAGACGGAAAATGTGAAAGATGTGGAACCAGCGTTACCATAAGGCACCTCGAACAGTGGTTTTTCAAGATCACGGATTACGCGGAAAGGCTGCTGAACGACCTGGACAAGCTCACAGGATGGCCGGAGCACGTCAAGACCATGCAGAGAAACTGGATAGGAAAGAGCACCGGTGCGGAAATAGATTTTCCTGTCGAAGGATCGGATACAAAGATCAGGGTCTTCACAACCAGGCCCGACACACTCTGGGGTGTCACTTTCATGGCCCTTGCACCGGAATCCCCTCTTGTCGAAGAGCTCGTTCTTGAGGAGAAAAAAGAAGATCTTCAGGAATTCCTTGAACGTGTAAAGCAGCAGGACAGATTCAGAAGAACCTCTGTCGAGGCCGAAAAAGAAGGGTTCTTCCTGGGAAGGTACGCCATAAACCCCGTGACCGGCGAGAGGATACCGATCTACGTGGCAAACTACATCCTCATGGAGTATGGAACGGGTGCCATCATGGGAGTTCCTGCCCACGATCAGAGGGACTTTTCCTTCGCTAAAAAGTACGGAATCCCGATAAAGGTTGTGATTAAACCAGCAGACAGAGATCTCGATCCAGAGAAGATGGAAGAAGCCTACGAAGGCGAGGGTATCATGGTGAACTCCGGACCGTTCGATGGAACACCGAGCAGCGAAGGGATAGAAAAAGTCATAAATTGGCTCGAGGAAAAAGGCATTGGAAAGAGGTCGGTCCAGTACAAGTTGAGAGACTGGCTCATATCGAGGCAGAGATACTGGGGCGCTCCAATCCCCATCATCTACTGTGAAAAATGCGGTGTTGTACCCGTTCCAGAAGAGGACCTTCCCGTGAGACTTCCAAAAGACGTGGAATTCCTTCCAACGGGTCAATCTCCTCTTTCTTTCCATGAAGGTTTCAAGAGGACAAAGTGTCCCATCTGTGGTGGAGAAGCCCAGAGAGAAACGGACACCATGGACACTTTCGTTGATTCTTCCTGGTACTTCCTCAGATACGTGAATCCTCACCTGGAGGACAAACCGTTCGAGCCCGATGATGTGAACTACTGGTTACCGGTGGATCAGTACATCGGAGGGGTGGAACACGCCGTACTGCATTTGCTGTACTCCAGATTCGTAACCAAGGTACTGCACGATCTGGGTTATCTCAATTTCGACGAACCCTTCACCAACCTCTTCACACAGGGAATGATTTACAAAGACGGTGCCAAGATGTCCAAGTCGAAGGGGAACGTGGTGTCCCCGGATGAGATGATAGAGAAATACGGGGCGGATACCTTGAGAATGTACATACTCTTCATGGCACCTCCAGAGAAAGACGCCGAATGGAGTGACGCCGGTATCGAAGGTGTTCACAGGTTCATCAAAAGGCTCTGGAACACTTTCTACACGGTTCTTCCGTTTGTGAAAGAAGAAAACACGGAGAATCTTGTGTTGAAAAACTCCACAGAAAAGGAACTCAGAAGAAAGCTTCACAGTATTATCAAGAAGATAACGGAGGATATAGAAGGTGGATTCAAGTTCAACACCGCTATAAGTGGTCTGATGGAACTCGTGAACCACCTGAGCCAGTACTTGAACAGTGTACCGCAGGAGGAATGGAACAGAAAACTCCTGCGAGAGATAGTAGAAAAACTCACACTCGCTCTTTCACCTTTCGCACCGCACCTTGCAGAGGAGTTCTGGCACGATCTCGGAAACGATAGTCTTGTTGTCCAGCAGGCCTGGCCTTCCTACGATCCAAAAGCGCTCGAAGTGGAGGAAGTCGAAATCGCCATCCAGATAAATGGAAAGGTGAGAGACAAAGTGGTTGTGCCTGTGGATATCTCTGAAGAGGCTCTGAAGAGGATCGTCCTCGAAAGAGAAAGGGTCAAGGAATACGTCGATGGCAAACCAATAAGGAAATTCATTTACGTGAAGGGAAGAATCGTAAATATCGTGGTATGA
- a CDS encoding alpha/beta fold hydrolase, which produces MSFLKKLLEIVLKRKILFFTLVFISITVFFLLIFFQKEGSLKIGKEGAESGFINLRVEIPPGAFGKQKVLKITRLSDEERKLYPDVFVGDLYRVEFADGVDEFALKPIRLKYYFDAKYLRGENYNNLTFAYATEDGGYRIIPGSMIGKDERGYYVEAFTYHLSVFGVVLRSAGFQKHGIRLLREAVNSSGPAVLLVPGEDPTFEGVVKDNNIWETIFPDRTIMTYEYALYEPRSLAYSEMYRSFIEKEGRRSFIDFESDFLSQEILKYSQYEFDILAHGTGGLIVLRMLQRHPEVNNVRKVVLLSTPVQGTNVVNPLYFSSIFYGKDPEVLEDIFGIEWTKLKMLTLHIRNLIDTLGEVVQEILPDSQLVKELREFARNDVEIVSICGDTPPYGVDVSGTELERFYPEFVKGRGDGFVSIQSCRVGKVEQLSGNFYDLYSREENVAYIRKLLKYEVQVFSGFRSDDYEEYLPSKNPELSEESVQKVVEAKETKGTELSVLPVKILFENFLERIRSLELSSYLSGALVGKEVYIATESGVFAWDKKVFDKKIEFFKKVEDYASFVDEGDIFIVDNIGIKKYAPFPLVGDISDALITRNAIIYARVVPGGVRYYLFRNGAEKLLATSPGTTVRMKSENGNYLLITDGEVVAIGSDFKEKGRVLSSLFGEKVKIVDASFKDDAFYILLNDGSIAFVSSSRSETKNYGLTVPKKVLNFQGRILVVYDGVILDLSAGKAQRFDRGIIDVFLGNEGLFIVFDEKVRVSVEEWRLSKD; this is translated from the coding sequence ATGAGTTTTTTAAAAAAACTCCTAGAAATTGTTTTGAAAAGGAAGATTCTGTTTTTTACCCTGGTGTTTATAAGCATAACGGTGTTTTTCCTTCTGATCTTTTTTCAAAAAGAAGGCTCCTTGAAGATTGGAAAAGAAGGAGCGGAATCTGGTTTTATCAATTTGAGGGTGGAGATACCACCTGGAGCTTTTGGAAAACAAAAGGTTTTGAAAATCACGAGGCTTTCCGATGAAGAAAGAAAGCTTTATCCGGATGTGTTTGTGGGAGATCTTTACAGGGTGGAATTTGCGGACGGCGTAGATGAGTTTGCTCTGAAACCGATACGTCTCAAATACTATTTCGACGCCAAATACCTCAGAGGGGAGAATTACAACAATCTCACCTTTGCGTACGCGACAGAGGATGGTGGATACCGTATCATTCCCGGATCGATGATAGGAAAGGACGAAAGAGGATATTATGTGGAGGCCTTCACGTACCATCTTTCCGTTTTTGGAGTGGTTTTGAGATCGGCCGGTTTTCAAAAACATGGGATAAGGCTTCTGAGGGAAGCTGTGAACAGCTCCGGGCCAGCTGTTCTTCTGGTACCTGGAGAAGATCCTACCTTTGAAGGTGTCGTTAAGGACAATAACATATGGGAGACGATTTTCCCCGACAGAACGATCATGACGTACGAATACGCTCTTTATGAACCGCGTTCCCTGGCTTACAGCGAGATGTACAGGAGTTTCATAGAAAAGGAAGGAAGAAGAAGCTTCATTGACTTCGAATCGGATTTTCTCTCCCAAGAGATCTTGAAGTACTCACAGTACGAGTTCGACATCCTTGCACATGGAACAGGTGGACTGATCGTCTTGAGGATGCTACAACGTCATCCTGAGGTGAACAACGTCAGAAAAGTCGTTCTTCTTTCAACGCCGGTTCAGGGTACCAACGTGGTGAATCCCCTCTACTTCTCTTCTATCTTCTACGGCAAAGACCCAGAGGTGTTGGAAGACATATTCGGAATAGAGTGGACGAAGCTGAAGATGTTGACATTGCACATCAGAAATCTCATAGACACCCTGGGTGAGGTGGTGCAGGAAATCCTTCCGGATTCTCAACTTGTGAAAGAACTCAGGGAATTTGCAAGAAACGATGTGGAAATAGTATCCATCTGTGGAGACACACCGCCTTACGGAGTTGATGTGTCCGGAACGGAACTCGAAAGGTTCTATCCGGAGTTCGTAAAAGGAAGGGGAGATGGTTTCGTTTCCATTCAGTCCTGTCGGGTGGGTAAAGTTGAGCAGTTGAGCGGGAATTTTTACGATCTCTATTCCCGTGAGGAGAACGTAGCCTACATAAGAAAACTTTTGAAGTACGAGGTTCAGGTTTTTTCCGGTTTCAGGAGCGATGATTACGAGGAATACCTTCCATCGAAAAACCCGGAGCTCTCTGAGGAAAGTGTTCAAAAGGTTGTTGAAGCTAAAGAGACGAAAGGTACTGAACTTTCTGTGCTGCCAGTTAAGATTCTCTTTGAAAACTTTTTAGAACGGATCAGGTCTCTGGAGCTTTCTTCCTATTTGTCTGGAGCCCTGGTGGGTAAGGAAGTCTACATCGCTACCGAGTCGGGAGTTTTTGCCTGGGACAAGAAAGTTTTCGACAAGAAAATAGAGTTTTTTAAAAAGGTAGAAGATTACGCGTCGTTCGTAGATGAAGGCGACATTTTCATAGTGGACAACATAGGAATAAAGAAATACGCACCCTTTCCTCTTGTCGGTGATATCAGTGATGCTCTGATAACAAGGAATGCGATTATCTATGCCAGAGTGGTTCCGGGTGGTGTGAGGTACTATCTTTTCAGGAATGGAGCGGAAAAACTTCTCGCTACCTCTCCCGGTACAACGGTTCGAATGAAATCAGAGAATGGAAACTACCTTCTCATAACGGATGGAGAGGTTGTTGCAATAGGTTCGGATTTCAAGGAGAAAGGAAGAGTGTTAAGTTCTCTGTTCGGAGAGAAGGTGAAAATAGTAGATGCTTCTTTCAAAGACGATGCGTTCTATATTTTGCTCAACGATGGATCTATCGCCTTCGTTTCCAGCAGCAGATCGGAAACAAAAAATTACGGTCTCACTGTTCCAAAAAAGGTCCTGAACTTTCAGGGCAGGATACTGGTTGTTTACGATGGCGTCATTCTGGATCTTTCTGCTGGAAAAGCTCAGCGGTTCGACAGGGGAATTATCGATGTGTTCTTGGGGAACGAGGGTCTTTTCATTGTGTTCGATGAGAAGGTGAGAGTATCGGTAGAAGAGTGGCGGTTGTCAAAGGATTGA
- a CDS encoding bifunctional folylpolyglutamate synthase/dihydrofolate synthase yields the protein MAYLEVLKYLYHKRPMGKVKPGLERISMLLSKLGNPHLKYKSIHVGGTNGKGSVTNMISHILISQGYRVGSYYSPHLSTFRERIRLNEEYISEEDVVKIYEKMEPILNELDKEEIFSPSFFEVVTAMAFLYFAEKNVDIAVLEVGLGGRLDATNVVFPLCSTIVTVDRDHEKTLGYTIEQIAWEKSGIIKERVPLVTGERKREALKVMEDVARKKSSRMYVIDKDFSVKVKSLKLHENRFDYCGENTFEDLVLTMNGPHQIENAGVALKTLEATGLPLSEKAIREGLKNAKNLGRFEILEKDGKTYILDGAHNPHGAESLVRSLKLYFNDKPLNLVIGILDDKNREDILRKYTGIFERVIVTCVPSPRMKDMNSLVDTAKKFFKNVEVIEDPLEAIESSEGDTVVTGSLFLVGYVREFLTTGKINEEWKL from the coding sequence ATGGCATACCTCGAAGTTCTCAAATATCTCTATCACAAAAGACCTATGGGAAAGGTGAAACCAGGTCTTGAGAGGATCTCAATGCTACTTTCAAAACTGGGAAATCCCCATCTGAAATACAAAAGCATACACGTAGGTGGCACGAATGGGAAAGGTTCCGTAACGAACATGATAAGTCATATCTTGATATCTCAAGGGTACAGAGTGGGATCCTATTACTCCCCTCATCTGAGCACGTTCAGAGAAAGGATAAGGTTAAACGAAGAGTACATATCCGAAGAGGACGTGGTGAAGATCTACGAAAAAATGGAGCCGATTCTGAACGAGCTCGACAAAGAAGAAATATTCTCCCCAAGCTTTTTTGAAGTTGTAACGGCGATGGCTTTCCTCTACTTTGCGGAAAAAAACGTTGACATCGCCGTCCTGGAAGTTGGTCTTGGAGGCAGGCTGGACGCAACGAACGTGGTGTTCCCTCTTTGTTCCACCATCGTCACGGTGGACAGAGATCACGAAAAAACGCTGGGATACACCATAGAACAGATCGCGTGGGAAAAATCCGGAATAATAAAAGAAAGAGTTCCCCTTGTGACAGGGGAAAGAAAAAGAGAAGCCCTCAAAGTGATGGAAGATGTTGCCCGAAAGAAGAGCTCAAGGATGTACGTCATCGACAAGGATTTTTCCGTTAAGGTTAAATCTCTGAAACTTCACGAAAACAGATTCGATTACTGTGGGGAAAACACCTTCGAAGATCTCGTCCTGACCATGAACGGTCCTCACCAGATAGAAAACGCCGGTGTTGCCCTGAAGACTCTTGAAGCAACAGGACTTCCGTTGAGCGAGAAAGCAATACGCGAAGGCTTGAAAAATGCGAAAAATCTGGGAAGATTTGAAATCCTGGAGAAAGATGGAAAGACGTACATCCTCGATGGAGCGCACAACCCTCACGGAGCGGAAAGCCTTGTCAGAAGCTTGAAATTGTACTTCAACGACAAACCCTTGAACCTGGTAATAGGCATTCTGGACGACAAGAACCGGGAGGACATTCTTCGAAAGTACACCGGAATCTTCGAAAGGGTCATAGTCACCTGTGTTCCTTCACCTCGTATGAAAGACATGAACAGCCTTGTTGACACGGCAAAGAAATTCTTCAAAAACGTGGAAGTCATAGAAGATCCCCTGGAAGCGATCGAATCCAGTGAGGGAGACACAGTTGTTACAGGATCACTGTTTCTGGTGGGATACGTAAGGGAGTTCCTGACAACCGGAAAGATAAATGAGGAGTGGAAACTATGA
- a CDS encoding redox-sensing transcriptional repressor Rex, translating to MAEKIPKPVSKRLVSYYMCLERLLDEGVEVVSSEELARRLDLKASQIRKDLSYFGEFGKRGVGYNVEHLYDAIGEILGVKKEWKLVVVGAGNIGRAVSNYAVMREKGFKIVGIFDSDPSKMGKEAAPGLTVSDVSELEKFVEEHGVEIGVIAVPAEHAQEIAERLEKAGIMGILNFAPVKIKVSVPVENIDITASLRVLTFEIVRRNN from the coding sequence ATGGCGGAAAAGATACCGAAGCCTGTTTCAAAAAGGTTGGTAAGTTACTACATGTGCCTTGAAAGGCTCCTCGATGAGGGTGTAGAGGTGGTATCCTCGGAAGAGCTCGCAAGAAGGCTCGATCTCAAAGCGAGTCAGATAAGAAAGGATCTGTCATATTTTGGAGAGTTTGGAAAGCGCGGGGTTGGCTACAACGTGGAACACCTTTACGATGCGATTGGCGAGATCCTCGGTGTAAAGAAAGAGTGGAAGCTGGTCGTTGTGGGAGCTGGGAACATAGGAAGAGCCGTCTCAAACTATGCCGTAATGAGAGAGAAAGGTTTTAAAATAGTGGGTATTTTCGATAGCGATCCGTCAAAGATGGGAAAGGAAGCAGCCCCTGGCCTTACTGTGAGTGATGTGAGTGAGCTCGAAAAATTTGTTGAAGAACACGGCGTCGAAATAGGAGTGATCGCTGTTCCCGCTGAACACGCTCAAGAAATAGCTGAAAGACTGGAAAAAGCAGGCATCATGGGTATTTTGAATTTCGCCCCCGTGAAGATAAAGGTGTCCGTCCCGGTGGAGAACATAGACATAACCGCTTCTCTGAGAGTTCTCACCTTCGAGATCGTGAGGAGGAACAACTGA
- a CDS encoding DUF368 domain-containing protein: protein MWFFFSGVLMGIANVVPGVSGGTIAVLMGIYEKLIESVNSFFHGNSKSLKVLIPVGTGVLVGIFGIARFLEISLSKYPIPTHFFFLGLVIVSFVKTKEYFSIKPVNIFFVLLGMFLIFMLHFSGGTTAKENMFLLVLAGFVAAMAMVVPGISGSLILLIFGVYDYVLYLVSHLIIGELLIFSIGVVAGILVSVKIMNFLLKRFREETYSFIGGMILASLYEVLPKKMDTNVVLPSVLSLVLSLTLGFFLLYIEKKLSLTQKL from the coding sequence GTGTGGTTCTTCTTTTCAGGTGTTCTTATGGGAATAGCGAACGTGGTACCGGGTGTCAGCGGTGGTACAATCGCCGTTCTCATGGGTATCTATGAGAAACTGATAGAATCGGTGAATTCTTTTTTTCATGGAAATTCGAAATCTCTGAAGGTGCTGATACCTGTGGGAACAGGTGTTTTGGTGGGAATATTTGGTATAGCACGTTTCTTAGAAATCTCCCTTTCGAAGTATCCGATTCCAACACATTTCTTTTTTTTGGGACTCGTCATCGTTAGCTTTGTGAAAACAAAGGAGTATTTCTCGATCAAACCTGTGAACATATTTTTCGTCTTGCTTGGGATGTTTTTGATTTTTATGTTGCATTTTTCAGGTGGAACAACTGCAAAAGAAAACATGTTCCTTCTCGTCTTGGCGGGTTTCGTAGCGGCGATGGCCATGGTAGTGCCCGGTATCAGTGGTTCGCTGATCCTTCTGATTTTCGGTGTTTACGATTACGTTCTTTATCTGGTTTCGCACCTGATAATTGGTGAGCTTCTGATATTCTCCATCGGAGTTGTCGCCGGAATTCTCGTCTCTGTGAAGATCATGAACTTTCTTTTGAAAAGATTCCGGGAGGAAACTTACAGTTTCATCGGTGGAATGATTCTTGCGTCTCTCTACGAGGTTCTTCCAAAAAAGATGGATACAAACGTCGTTCTGCCATCTGTTTTGAGTCTTGTACTCTCATTAACTCTTGGATTCTTTCTGCTTTACATTGAAAAGAAACTATCTTTGACTCAGAAACTTTAA